From a single Mus musculus strain C57BL/6J chromosome 12, GRCm38.p6 C57BL/6J genomic region:
- the Tcl1b1 gene encoding protein TCL1B1: MAAAAFDPLGPLPVYLVSVRLGIYEDEHHRVWIVANVETSHSSHGNRRRTHVTVHLWKLIPQQVIPFNPLNYDFLPTTWKLESRNIYWATDGTHWRLLDHSQLGDTEQLILMLVLG, translated from the exons ATGGCTGCTGCAGCTTTTGATCCCCTGGGGCCACTTCCAGTCTACCTGGTCTCCGTTAGACTGGGCATCTATGAGGATGAACATCATAGAGTGTGGATAGTTGCAAATGTGGAAACTTCTCACTCATCACATGGCAACAGG AGGAGAACCCATGTAACTGTCCACTTGTGGAAGTTAATCCCCCAGCAGGTTATTCCCTTCAACCCCTTGAATTACGACTTTCTACCCACGACGTGGAAATTAGAGTCCAGGAACATATACTGGGCAACAGATGGGACTCACTGGAGATTACTGGATCATTCCCAG TTGGGTGACACAGAGCAACTGATCCTGATGCTGGTGTTAGGGTGA